The genomic DNA GCGCTGGCCGGCGCGCTCGGCGGGCACGTCGACCGGGCCGTGATGCGGCTCGTGGACGTCTTCGCCTCCGTACCGCACCTGCTGCTCGGCATCTTCATCGTCGCCCTCTTCCAGCCCGGGGTGTGGCCGGTCGTCGCCTCCGTGGGACTGACGCACTGGGTGTCGACCTGCCGCATCGTGCGCGCCGAGGTGCTGTCGCTGCGCGGCCGGCCGTTCGTGGACGCGGCCGTCTCCGGCGGCGCCTCGCGCACCCGGGTCGCGATCCGCCACCTCGTGCCCGGGGTGCTGCCGCAGGCGGGGCTCGCGGCGGTGCTGATGGTGCCGCACGCCATCTGGCACGAGTCGGCGCTGTCGTTCCTCGGCCTCGGGCTGCCGCCGCACCAGGCCAGCCTGGGCGCGATGGTCCAGGGCGCGCGCGGATCGCTGCTGGCGGGGGACTGGTGGCCGACGCTCTTCCCCGGCCTGTTCATCATCATCCCGACCCTCGCCGTCGCCGGCCTGGCCGGCGCGTGGCGGGAGCGGCTGAACCCGCGCCGCCGATCGGAGCTGACGCTGTGACGGACCGTACGGACCCACACGACGAGAAGGACCGCGCCGCCGCGCCGCTGCTGGCCCTCGACCGGATGTCGGTCCGCTTCCGGATGCCCCGCGGCCGGTACGTCGCGGCCGTCACCGACGTCTCCCTCGCCCTCGCCCCCGGCGAGTGCGTCGCGCTCGTCGGCGAGAGCGGCTGCGGCAAGTCCGTACTCGCCTCGGCGCTCCTCGGGCTGCTGCCCGAGAACGCCGAGACCGCGGGCACCGCGCACCTCGGCGAACTGGAGCTGCTGGGCGCGGAGGAGGCGGAGCTGGCCCGCCGGGTACGGGGCCGCCGCGTCGGCCTCATCCCGCAGTCCCCGGCGGCGCACCTCACGCCCGTACGGACCGTGCGCTCCCAGCTCCAGGAGGTCGTCCGGGAACTGACGGACACCCGCAAGGCCGGGCTGCGCGCGGCCGCCGAAGAGGCCGCGGAGCGCGCCGCGTTCCCCGCCGACCACCTCGACCGCTACCCGCACGAACTGTCCGGCGGCCTCGCCCAGCGTGCCGCCACCGCCCTCGCCCTCGTCGGCGGCCCGCCGCTGCTGCTCGCCGACGAGCCGACCACCGGGCTCGACCGCGACCTCGTCGAGCGCACCGTCGACGAGCTGCGCCGCCAGGTCGACGACGGGCACGGGCTGCTGATGATCACCCACGACCTGGCCGCCGCGGAGCGGATCGCGGACCGGGTCGCGGTGATGTACGCCGGCCGGATCGTCGAACTCGCCGGCGCCGCCGCCTTCTTCGGCGCCCCCGGGCCCCGGCACCCGTACGCCCGCGGCCTCCTCGACGCCCTCCCGGAGCGCGCCTTCACGCCGATCCCCGGGCTGCCGCCGGAGCTGGGCGCGCTGCCGCCGGGCTGCGCGTTCGCGCCGCGGTGCGCGTACGCCACGGCCGCCTGCGCGGCGGTGCCCGCCCTGACGGCGGGGGCGGCCTGCCACCACCCGCTGTCCGCGGCGACCGTACCGCCGGAGAAGCCCGGCAAGCCCGGCAAGCCCGCGAGCGCCGGGGCGCAGCAGGTACCGGCGCCGCGAACAGACGAGCCGGGATCACCGCAGCCGGAGGCCGTCGATGCCCGCTGAAGCCCCGCCCCCGCTGCAACTCCGCGCCGTCACCGCCGGATACGACCGCCGCGCCCCCGTCGTCCGCGACGTCTCCTTCACCCTCGCCCCCGGCGAGGCCGCCGGACTCCTCGGCCCCAGCGGCTGCGGCAAGTCCACCCTCGCCCGCGTCGCCGCGCTGCTCCACCGCCCGGACGCCGGCGAGGTGCTGCTCGACGGCGTGCCTGTACGGGGCTGGCGCCACCGCGCCCCCCGCGCGCAGCGCACCGCCTTCGGCGTCGTCTTCCAGCAGCCCCGCCTGGCCGCCGACCCGCGGCTGACGCTGGCCGCCCTGATCGGTGAGCCGCTGCGCGCCACCGGCCGCCGCGCGGAGGCTCCGTCCCGTACCGGCGAGCTGGCGGCACTCGTCGGCCTCACCCCCGACCTGCTGGCCCGCCGGCCGCACGAGGTGAGCGACGGCCAGCTCCAACGCGCCTGCCTCGCCCGCGCGCTGGCGCTGCGCCCCCTGATCCTGGTCTGCGACGAGATGACGGCGATGCTCGACGCCTCCACCACCGCGGCGCTGGTCGCGGCGGTCGAGGACTACCGCCGCGCCTCGGGCGCCGCGCTGCTGGCCGTGGGGCACGACCGGACGCTGCTGGAGCGCTGGTGCGACCGCACGGTCGCCTGGGAGGAACTGGCCCCGGGGGCGAAGCCCGCGCCGAGTGGCTGATTGCTTTCGTACGGATGGACGGTGCGTGAACGCACCGTCACGGACAGCCCAACGCGTCCGCCAGGCCGGTGAAGTCCCGCGCCATGACATCGGCAGGCACGTCCGCGTCCGCCCCGCCCGCCGGGCCCTTCTCCAGCGGGCGGGAGACGAACGCCGTCCTCAGCCCCGCGCCGCGCGCGCCCGCCAGGTCCCAGCCGTGGCACGCCACCATCAGCAACTCGCCCGGCGCCACGTCCAGCAGCCGCGCGGCCGTCAGATACGGCGCCGGGTCCGGCTTGTACCGCTGCGCCAGCTCGGCGGAGAGGATGCAGTCGAACGGCAGCCCGGCCGCCTTCACCAGGTGGGTCAGCAGCGCGAAGCCGCCGTTGGACAGCGCCGCCACCACGTACCGGCCGCGCAGCCGCGCCAGCCCCGCGGCCGCGTCTTCCCACGCGGGCAGCCGGTGCCAGGCGCGTACCAGCCCGGCGCGGTCGGCGTCGTCGAAGGCGGCGCCGATGCCGTGGCGTTCGAGCAGCTCGTCCAGTGACTCGCGGTGCAGCACGTCGAGATACGCCCACGCCCGCTCGCCGCCGTTGACCCGGCCCATCGACGGCAGGTACATCTCCCGCCACTCGTCGGCGAAGCCGGCGCCGTCCAGCTCCACGCCGCGCCGCCGCGCCAGGTGCGTCACCTGCTCCGCGACGCCCGTGCGCCAGTCGACGGTGGTGCCGAAGACGTCGAACGCAACGGCCCGTACCGCCCCCGGATCGAACTCCGCTTCCGTCACGCGCTTCCCGCCTTCCGTCCGACACCGCCGAACTGGTCCACCGGCTCCGGCTCCCCGCCGCCGTCCGGCCGCCACCGCGGGCACGACACGACACCGGGCGGCAGCAGCTCCAGGCCGGTGAAGAAACCTTCTATCTCCTCCGGCGTCCGCAGCACATACGGCACCGCGCCGCTCCTGTTGTACGCGTCCTGCGCCCGCCTGGCCTCCCGGTGCACCACGCCCGTACCGTCGCTGAGCAGCAGATGGCTGCCCGCGGGCAGCGCGCCGACCAGCCGCGCCACGATCCCGCGCGCCTCGTCGTAGTCCGCGACGTGCCCCAGGATCCCGCTGAGGATCAGCCCCACCGGCTCGTCGAAGTCCAGCGTCTTCGCCGCGCCGGCCAGCACCGCGTCCGGGTCGTGCACGTCGGCGTTCACGTAGTCGCACACCCCGGTCGGCCGGGAGACCAGCAGGGCGCGCGCGTGCGCGAGGACCATCGGGTCGTTGTCGACGTAGACGACCCGCGCCGACGGGTGCACCGCCTGCGCCACCTCGTGCGTGTTCTGGGCCGTCGGCAGCCCGGTGCCGATGTCGAGGAACTGGCGTGTTCCGGCCTCGGCCGCCAGATAGCGCAGGGTGCGGGCGAGGAAGGCCCGGGCGGCGCGGGCGACGTCGACGATGGCGGGCGAGGCCCGCACGTACGCCTCACCCGCGAGCCGGTCGACGCGGTAGTTGTCGCTGCCGCCGAGCCAGAAGTTCCAGATACGCGCCGACTGCGGCACGGCGGTGTCTATCACCGGCGCGCCTCCGCCGCCATCTGCGTCCCCCATCAGATCTCTCCCACCACCAGTCGCGCTGAAGCCACACAAAGTAGTCCAACGGCCCGTGCACCGTAAGCGATCCGGCCACCCGGGCGCACGTCAGTGCGGTCGCCGCGGGCGCGGCCACCGTGGGATCATCCGGGTCCATGAGGCTGGCCGGCGTCGGGCGGCGCTACGGCAGACGCGGCCCCCGGGTGCTGCGCGGGGTCGACCGCGCTGGCGGCGGCGCTGAGCGCCAGGCGCTGACCGGCCCCCGGCCCTCACCGGCCGCCGGTCCTCACACCACCCGCAGCCGTACCGGCGCCTGCGCCGCCGGCTCCGGCAGCCGCAGCGGCCGGGCGCCCGGGGTGATCGAGCCCAGCAGCGCCGCCTCGCGCGCGCCCGTCGCCGACGGGACCGACGCCGGCAGCCCGCACACCGTCAGAAAGCCCAGCAGCGCGAAGAGATACCCCTCCTTGCCCTGCGACGACAGCCCGTGGTCCTCCATCCGCGACACCCGCGCCGGCGCGCACAGTGCTGCCAGCCGCGCCACCAGCGCCGGGTTGCGCACCCCGCCGCCGGAGACGACCAGCTCCTCGACCCCGTACTCCCGGCACGCCGCCGCGACCAGCTCCGCGGTCAGCTCCGTGACGGTGGCCACCAGGTCGTCCAGCGCGGGCCGCGCGCCCGCCGCGGCCACCTGCTCGCGCAGATACGCCCCGTGGAACAGCTCCTTGCCCGTCGACTTGGGCGCCGCCAGCGCGTAGTACGGCTCGGCCAGCAGCCTGCGCAGCAGCTCCCGGTCCACGGTGCCGCGCCGCGCCCGCGCGCCGCCGCTGTCCATCGTCTCCGCGCCGCCGGTGCCGTCGGCCACCGCCGCGTCGATGAGCGCGTTGGCGGGGCCCAGGTCGTACGCGACGACCTCGCCGCCGCGGCCGCGGACCGTGATGTTGGCGATACCGCCGAGGTTCAGCGCCCCGCGCCGCGGTCCAGGACCTTCGCCGAGGAGGAGCAGCGCGTCGAGGGTGGAGGCGAGCGGTGCGCCCTGGCCGCCGCGGGCGATGTCGCGGATGCGGACGTCGGAGACCACCGGCAGCCCGGTGGCCTCGGCGATCCAGGCGGCGTTGCCGAGCTGGAGGGTGCCGCGGGCGCGCCGGCCCTCGACCCAGTGGTAGACGGTCTGGCCGTGCGAGACGACGAGGTCCGCGCGCCCGCCCGCCACCGCCTCGACCGCCTCGGCGGCCACCCGGCCGAAGAACCGGCCCAGTCCGGTGTCGAGCCGGCAGACCTCGGCCATCGTCGTCGCGGCCGGGGGCAGGGCGGCGGCGACGGCGCCGCGCAGCTCGCCGGGGAACGGGGCGCTGTGCAGGCCGCGGGGGTGCAGGAGCAGTTCGTCGCCGGCCAGGCGCAGGTCGCAGACGGCGGCGTCCACGGCGTCGTACGAGGTGCCGCTGAGCAGGCCGACGACGGTGAGCGCGGGGGCGGGGTGCGGGTGGGTCATCGGGCCATTGTCGTCGGCGCGTTCGCGGGGATGCGGGCGGCGTACCGCGGCGGCGTCGAGGTCGCAGGCCCGGCGGCCGGGTGCCGTCCTTGCGCAGAGGCGCGGCGACGGGCCTGCGACCTACTGGGCCAGAACTATACATTTCGGGCATTTCGCCGCAAGGGGAAGCGCGGCCCGACTTGTCAGGCCGTCTGCTGAAATTTCACTGCAAGCCCATTGACGTCGGCCGCAGTCGGCCGTCAAGCTCTCTCCACTGCGTGTTAACGATAACACGAGAACGACCAAGGGAGCCGCCCGATGTCAGGTCGTCATCCGCCGATCCCCCCACCACCCGCCGACCCCCGCACGACCACCCCCCGCACGACAATCCCCGGCGCCGGCCGCTTCGACCGCCGTACCCTGCTGCGGGTCTCCGCGGCCGGCGCGGCCGCCACCGCCACCGGCGGACTTGCCGCCGCCTGCGGCAGCGCCTCCGGAAAAGGGCCCGGCGAAGTCGCCATCCACGGCGACAACGCCACCTGGGAGGCCCCGCTGCAGGCCGCCGGCCAGGCACTCAAGTCCACCGCCGGGGTGCAGCTCGTACCCGAGGTCATCCCGTCCCTGGAGTCCTTCGAACAGATCGTCAAGTCCTCGCTCCGTACCAACAAAACCCCCGACCTGCTCAAGTACTGGTCCGGCTACCGGCTGCGCGACCTTGCCAGGACCGGCGGCATCGAGGACCTGTCGAAGGAGTGGGAGGCCGCCGAGTCCCGCGGCTGGGTCGAGCCCTCGCTGCGCGAGGCGTTCACCTACGGCGGGCGCGTCTACGGGCTGCCGATGAACCTCGCGTACTGGGTGATCTTCTACAACCCCGAGGTCTTCGCGGAGCACCGCCTGAAGAAGCCCGAGACCTGGGACGACTTCCTCACCGCCTGCACCCGGCTGAAGGACAACGGCATCACCCCGCTGCACGGCACCACGGCCGGCCGCTGGCCCGCGTTCATCTGGTTCCAGGAGATCCTGAGCCGTCAGGACCCCCAGTTCTACGACGACCTGATGAACGGGCGCGAGCGCTACACCGACGCGAGGGCCGAACGGGCGCTGCGCACGATCGCCGGCTTCTTCGACAAGAACTGGTTCACCAGCATGGACGTGGACCACAACAACGCCGCCGCCGCCGTCGTCCACGGCGACATCGGGATGGTGGCCTGCGGCACCTGGCTGGGCGGCGTCTTCGACGGTGCCGGCGCCAAGCCGGGCAAGACCGTCGACGCCTTCGTCCTGCCCATGGCCGACCCGGCCGCCCGCCCCTGCGTGATCTTCGAGTCCAGCGCGTTCGCCGTCACCGTCAAGGGCCCGGACAAGGACGAAGCGCTGAAGGCCGCCGGCGGCTGGCTGCACCCCGAGGTCGCCACGGCCTTCGCCCACGGCCTCTCCGACGGCAGCCCCAATCCGATGGTCAAGCCCGCCAACACGGTCATCGACGGTGTGACGCGGCAGTCGAAGGACCTCTGGCTGCTCAACCGCTTCTGGGAACAGGGCCCGCCGGAACTCGTCGAGTCCACCGTGGACGACCTCGCGGGCATGCTCATCGAACCGCACTCGTACCGCAGCGGACTGCGGACCATGCAGGAGCGCGCCGACGAGGCGTGGAAGGTGTGGCGGGAGGCGGAGAAGTCATGACCGACACCGTGGGCACGGCCGAGGCCGCCAAGCCCGTACGCCTCCGCCGCCGCATACCCGTCCGCAGCCCGCACCAGGCCGCGAAGAACACGTCCACCCGCCGCATGGGAGGACCGTTCGCCGGCGTCCCCTGGGCGCTGCCCGCGCTCGCCCTCGTCGGCGTGCTGCTCGTCTATCCCTTCCTCCGCAGCATCTACGGCAGCTTCTTCGAGGACAACGGCTTCACCAGCAGCTTCACCGGCATCGACAACTACACGCGGCTCGCCGAGGACCCGATCTTCGGCCGCTCGCTGCTCAACACCTTCATGTGGGTCGCCGGCACCCTGCTGCTGCCCGTCGTCGCCGGCCTCGCCATCGCGGTGGCCACCCACCGGATGCGCCGCTTCGGCGGCCTCGCCCAGCTCGTCATCGTGCTGCCGTTCGCGATATCCGGCGCCGCCACCGCCGCGCTGTGGCGCTTCATGCTCACCACCGACGGTGCTGTCAACGAGATCCTGCGCGGCGTCGGCCTCGACTCCTGGGCGCAGAGCTGGCTGCTGGAGTGGCCGCAGAACACCATCTCGATGATCGTCGCCAGCACCTGGCAGGCCACCGGACTGAACGTCGTCCTCTTCGCCATCGGCCTGCGCGCCATCCCGCGCGAGACGATCGAGGCCGCCGAGCTGGACGGCGCCACCGGCTGGCGGATGTTCCGCCACATCACGCTGCCGCAGTTGCGCGCCGTGACGGTCGTGGTCGTCGGCATGGCCATCGTCAACAGCCTCAAGGCGTTCGACATGATCTGGGTCCTCACCCAGGGCGGCCCCTCGCGCAGCTCCGAGACGCTGGCGCTGACCATGTACCGCGAGGCGTTCCGCCTCTTCCACGTCGGGTACGGATCCGCCATCGCGCTCGTGCTCTCCGTGATCGTCGTCGCTTCCTCCTGGCTGTACCTCCGCCGCCAGATGCCCGGTGCCAAGGACTGAGAGGAGACACCGACATGGGACGCCACATGCGCAACCTCTTCGTCGCCGGCTGCGTGCTGCTCTGGCTGCTGCCGCTCTACCTGCTGATCGTCAACGCCCTCACCCCCGTCGAGGAGTACACGGGGTCCGTCGACTGGACCCCGCAGGGCTTCGCGATCTTCGACAACCTCAAGACCGCCTGGGTCGACGCCGGCATCGGCGACGGCTTCGCCAGCTCGATGCTGTACGCCGTCGTCTGCGGCGGGGTGGCCGTGGTGGTCGCGGCGATGGCCGCGTTCGCCGTGATCGTGCTGCCGATACCCAGGCCCGCCCTGTGGTTCTGGGTGATCTTCTCCGGGACGCTGTTCCCGCTGCAGATGTTCCTGGCCCCGCTGTTCGGCATGTACGCCGACGCCAACCTCTACGACTCCCGCCTCGGCCTGATGCTCGTCTACGCGGCCTGGGCCATCCCCTTCGCGTTCTTCCTCATCCGCAACCAGATGACGACGATGCCGCCGGAGATCACCGAGGCTGCGATGCTCGACGGTGCGTCCATGCGCCGCATCTTCTGGCGCATCCACGTGCCGCTGATGCGCTCCGGGCTGGGCGCCGCGTTCATCTTCCAGTTCACCGCCGTCTGGAACGACCTGCTGTTCGGCATCACGCTCAGCCGCAGTCCCGAGATCCAGCCGGTGATGGCCGCCCTCAACTCCCTCAACCAGGCGTACAGCTCGGCCGGGCCGCCGGTGATCCTCGCCGGCGCGTTCATCGTCTCGCTGCCCACGCTGCTGGTGTTCCTGGTGTTCCGCGGCCTGTTCCTGCGCGGCATCACCGCCTCCGCCCGCTGACCCGCCCGCCGACTGCCGACGCCCGACCGCCGACCCATCCGCCCGCCGACCCCTGCCCGGCCCACGAACCCGCCCGCTTCACCGCCCGCACCACCGCGGGAGAGTACGGAGACCACCGCATGACCACTCGGGCCCTCGTCAAGACCACCGACTGGGACAACGACCGCATCCGCGACAGCCTGCGCAGCAGCGTCGTCACCGCCGAGGGCAGCCTCGCCGGCACCGCCCTGCGCCTGACCCAGGAGCCGCTGCTCAAGCACGCCGAGGGCGGCGGGCTGCTGCAGAGCCTGCGCGTCGCGGCCACCGGCGGCGCCCTGCCCGACGGCTTCGCCGCCGGTCTCGTCGTACGCACCGAATCCGGCGCGGCGCTGCCCGCCGCGCCGGAACCGGGCCCCGGCGGGTCCGTACGGCTGCTGCTGCCCGCCGTCGACACCGCCCAGCGCGTCACCGTCGGCCTGGCTGCCGGTGGCGGCGCCGGGGCCGACGCCGGCATCGAGCTGACCCTCACCCCGCAGCGGGAGTGGACCCTGCACCTCGTCCACCACTCCCACCTCGACATCGGCTACACCGACCCCCAGGGCCGCGTCCTCGCCGAGCACCTGTCGTTCCTCGACTCCTGCCTGGAGCTGACCCGCGCCACCGACGACTGGCCCGCCGAGTCCCGGTTCCGCTGGTGCGTGGAATCCCTGTGGTCCTTCCGGCAGTGGGCCGACGCCCGCCCCGCCGAGCAGGTCGAGGAGTTCGTACGGCGCGTCCGCGAGGGCCGCATCGAGCTGACCGCCATGCCGTTCAACCTGCACACCGAGACCTGCTCCACCGACGAGCTGCACGAACTGCTGCGGCTCGCCGACGAGGTGCGCGACGAGCACGGTGTCGAGTTCACCTCCGCGATGCAGACCGACGTGCCCGGCGCCGTCGTCGGCCTGGTCGACGCGCTCGCCGCCGCGGGCGTCAGGTACCTGTCCGTGGCGCACAACTGGGCCGGCCGGTCCGTGCCCCACCTCGTCGGCGGCGAGAAGCTGCCCCGGCTCTTCCGCTGGCGCGCGCCCAGCGGCAACAGCATCCTCGTCTGGGTCACCGACACCCCGCACGGCCTGGCCTACATGGAGGGCCCGCTGCTCGGCTTCGACACCGACTACGACAGCGTCGACGACCTGCTGCCCGCCTACCTGACGTCGCTGGCCAGCAACCCGTACCCGTACCGCGGCGGCGTCTTCGGCTGGGCCATGGACCAGGCCGACGTCAAGCGCCAGCCCTACCCGTGGGACATCCTGCACCTGCGCGTGCAGGGCAAGTTCGGCGACAACGCGCCGCCGCGGCGGATCATCGCCGACACCGTCCGCCGCTGGAACGAGACCTGGGCCTACCCCCAGCTCCGGCTCTCCCGCAACGAGGACTTCTTCACCGACGCCGAGGCCCGCCTGGGCGACGAGATCCGCACCTTCGAGGGTGACTGGACCGACTGGTGGGTCGACGGCGTCGGCTCCGGCGCCCGCCCGCTGTCCCTCGCCCGCACCGCGCAGGCCACCGTCGCCGACGCGCAGACCCTCGGCACCTTCGCCGGCATCCTGGGCGCCACGGGAGCCGCCGACGACAGCCGGGACGCGGCCCCCGTCTACGAGGCCGTGTCCCTCTTCGACGAGCACACCTGGGGCGCCGGCGACCCCTGGACCCACGGCGACCACGGCGGCCACAGCGGCGAGGAGCAGTGGCACTGGAAGTACGGGCAGGCGCTGCGCGCGTACGACGACGGCAACTCGCTGCTCGACCGGGCCCGCGCCCGCCTCGGCCAGCGGCTCGCCGGCGCGCCCGACGCCGTGTCGTACCACGTCGTCAACACCTGCTCCTGGGCCCGCACCGACGTCGTGCGGATCTTCCTGCCGGAGAGCAGCGTGCCGCTGGAGCAGCGCGTCGCCGTCCGCGACGCCCGCACCGGCGAGAAGCTGCGGCACGAGGAGCAGGCACAGGTCAACGACGACCACCGGGACGCGGGCCGGTTCCTGCTGGTGTGCGTCGCGGACGTGCCGGCCGCCGGATCCGTACGCCTCGACGTCGTCGCAGAAGGCGCGGACGACGGGACCGCCGACGGCGAGGGCACCGTCCTGAAGGCAGCCACCGGCTGGAACCCCACCGGCGGCACCGAACAGGAGGACCCCGCCGAGACCGCCGCCGCCGCGCACGCCCAGGCCGACCCGACGCTGCTGGAGAACGAGCACCTCGCGGTCCGCGTCGACCTCGCGCGCGCCTGCATCGCCTCGGTCGTCGACAAGGCCACCGGACGCGAACTCGTCCGCGCCGACGCCGTCGCCGGCTTCAACGCCTACATCCACGACAGCTACACCACCGCCGGCGGCTTCAACCACAACTCCAGCCGCACCACCGGCTCCGAGCGCCTGGAGCACCTCGGCAACCGCTCCGTCGCGCCGCCGGCCGCGCTCATCGCGCGCAAGTCCACCGCCACCGGCGAGACCCTCACTTACGAGACCCGCCCCGCCGGCGCCAACCGGGTGCGTACGACACTCACGCTGCCGCACGGCGCCGCCCGCCTCGACATCGACAACCGCGTCGACAAGGACGCCACCCTCGGCAAGGAGAGCGCCTACTTCGCGTTCCCCTTCGCCTTCGAGACGCCCACCGTGCGGATGGAGGCCACCGGCGGCGCCACCGGCACCGGCCTGTCCGTCATCCCCGGCTCCGCGCAGCACATGCGCGCCGTGCGCCGCTGGGTGACGCTCGCCGACGACGGGCTCGCCGTCGCCTGGGCCACCCAGGACGCGCCGCTGGTGCAGTTCGGGAACATCGCGCTGCCGTACGCGCCGTTCCCCAAGACGATGGGCCAGGACGAGCCCGCCACCGTCTTCTCCTGGATCCACAACAACCTGTGGGACACCAACTTCCCCAGCGAGCAGGGCTTCGAGTTCACCTTCCGCTACAGCCTGGCCTGCGGTACGGATGACGCCACCCCGCACGGCTCCCTCGGCGCCCGCACCGCCGCGGGGCTCAGCCGCCCGCTGCACGCCGTACGGGCCCGCGCCCCGCAGGACGGGGGCCCCGAGGTCGCCGACGGGCTGGCGTTCGCCGAGATCGGCGACCCGCGGGTGCGGCTCGTCGGCGCCACCACCCCCGGCGGCGAAGCCGGCGAAGGCGCCGTGCTGCTGCGGCTGCAGTCCTTCGCGGAGGAGCCCGTGGCCTGTCCCGTACGCGCCCTCTTCCCCGTCACCGGGGCCGGGCTCGCCGACTACCTCGGCCGCCCGGGAGACGACCTGCCGGTAACGGACGGAGAGGTCACCGTCGACCTCCCCGCCCTCGGCACGACCGCGGTGCTCTTCCGGCGCCGCTGAACCACATCCGAAGGAGACTGCGTGTACCGGCTCGACCCGCGCTACGCACCCGCCCCGCCGGCCGTCCTCACCACCGGCTGGCGGGCCGTGGCGGCGGAATTCCCCCACGGCCCGGCGGTAGTGGCCGTCGAGGGACCCCCGTCCGCGGACTGGGACGCCCTCGCCGGCCGGCTCCGGCGCGAGCTCACCGCCCGCGGCACCCCCGTGGCACTCCTCGACGTACGGCGCCACTACGCGGCGCCCGACGAGGTCAGACGCCGCACCGAGCGGCCCGAGGACGCCGCCGACCCGCACTACTGCAAGCTCGCCGAGAACCCCCTCGACGACCTCTTCGACACTCCGCCCGCGGCGCGGCGCCCCGACGCCGGGCTGCTGATCGTCTACGGTCCCGGCGCCGCCGTCGTACCGCACGACCTGCTCTGGTACGCCGACGTGCCCAAGCGCTACGCCGAGGCCGCCGTCACCGCCGGCACCACCGGCGCCAACCTGGGCCTGCCCGGCGAAGCACCCGCCCACCGGCGGCTGTTCTACGTCGACTGGCCCATGCTCGACCGCCACCGCGACGCGCTGGCCCGCCGCATCGACGGCTGGCTCGATGTCCAGGACCCCGCCCACCCCGTCCACCTCGACGGCGACGGGCTGCGCACCACCCTCGCCGCACTCGCCCGCCGGCCCGTACGCACCCGGCCCTACTTCAACTCCACCCCCTGGGGCGGCCACTGGGCCCAGCGCGAGCTGGGCTTCGGCCCCGACGCGCCCAACACCGCACTCGGCTACGAGCTGATCGCACCGGAGGCCGGCATCCTGATCGGCACCGGGCCGGACGCGCAGGCCGAGGTGCCGTTCCAGCTCATGTGCGTCCTCGCCCCCGAGGACGTGCTGGGCCCCGAGGTGCACGCGCGCTTCGGCACCTCGTTCCCGATCCGCTTCGACTACCTCGACACCGTCGACGGCGGCAACCTGTCGCTGCACTGCCACCCGCGCGACGCGTACATGCGCGAGCGGTTCGGC from Streptomyces sp. CMB-StM0423 includes the following:
- a CDS encoding carbohydrate ABC transporter permease; amino-acid sequence: MTDTVGTAEAAKPVRLRRRIPVRSPHQAAKNTSTRRMGGPFAGVPWALPALALVGVLLVYPFLRSIYGSFFEDNGFTSSFTGIDNYTRLAEDPIFGRSLLNTFMWVAGTLLLPVVAGLAIAVATHRMRRFGGLAQLVIVLPFAISGAATAALWRFMLTTDGAVNEILRGVGLDSWAQSWLLEWPQNTISMIVASTWQATGLNVVLFAIGLRAIPRETIEAAELDGATGWRMFRHITLPQLRAVTVVVVGMAIVNSLKAFDMIWVLTQGGPSRSSETLALTMYREAFRLFHVGYGSAIALVLSVIVVASSWLYLRRQMPGAKD
- a CDS encoding carbohydrate ABC transporter permease — translated: MGRHMRNLFVAGCVLLWLLPLYLLIVNALTPVEEYTGSVDWTPQGFAIFDNLKTAWVDAGIGDGFASSMLYAVVCGGVAVVVAAMAAFAVIVLPIPRPALWFWVIFSGTLFPLQMFLAPLFGMYADANLYDSRLGLMLVYAAWAIPFAFFLIRNQMTTMPPEITEAAMLDGASMRRIFWRIHVPLMRSGLGAAFIFQFTAVWNDLLFGITLSRSPEIQPVMAALNSLNQAYSSAGPPVILAGAFIVSLPTLLVFLVFRGLFLRGITASAR
- a CDS encoding glycoside hydrolase family 38 C-terminal domain-containing protein, with translation MTTRALVKTTDWDNDRIRDSLRSSVVTAEGSLAGTALRLTQEPLLKHAEGGGLLQSLRVAATGGALPDGFAAGLVVRTESGAALPAAPEPGPGGSVRLLLPAVDTAQRVTVGLAAGGGAGADAGIELTLTPQREWTLHLVHHSHLDIGYTDPQGRVLAEHLSFLDSCLELTRATDDWPAESRFRWCVESLWSFRQWADARPAEQVEEFVRRVREGRIELTAMPFNLHTETCSTDELHELLRLADEVRDEHGVEFTSAMQTDVPGAVVGLVDALAAAGVRYLSVAHNWAGRSVPHLVGGEKLPRLFRWRAPSGNSILVWVTDTPHGLAYMEGPLLGFDTDYDSVDDLLPAYLTSLASNPYPYRGGVFGWAMDQADVKRQPYPWDILHLRVQGKFGDNAPPRRIIADTVRRWNETWAYPQLRLSRNEDFFTDAEARLGDEIRTFEGDWTDWWVDGVGSGARPLSLARTAQATVADAQTLGTFAGILGATGAADDSRDAAPVYEAVSLFDEHTWGAGDPWTHGDHGGHSGEEQWHWKYGQALRAYDDGNSLLDRARARLGQRLAGAPDAVSYHVVNTCSWARTDVVRIFLPESSVPLEQRVAVRDARTGEKLRHEEQAQVNDDHRDAGRFLLVCVADVPAAGSVRLDVVAEGADDGTADGEGTVLKAATGWNPTGGTEQEDPAETAAAAHAQADPTLLENEHLAVRVDLARACIASVVDKATGRELVRADAVAGFNAYIHDSYTTAGGFNHNSSRTTGSERLEHLGNRSVAPPAALIARKSTATGETLTYETRPAGANRVRTTLTLPHGAARLDIDNRVDKDATLGKESAYFAFPFAFETPTVRMEATGGATGTGLSVIPGSAQHMRAVRRWVTLADDGLAVAWATQDAPLVQFGNIALPYAPFPKTMGQDEPATVFSWIHNNLWDTNFPSEQGFEFTFRYSLACGTDDATPHGSLGARTAAGLSRPLHAVRARAPQDGGPEVADGLAFAEIGDPRVRLVGATTPGGEAGEGAVLLRLQSFAEEPVACPVRALFPVTGAGLADYLGRPGDDLPVTDGEVTVDLPALGTTAVLFRRR
- a CDS encoding class I mannose-6-phosphate isomerase, whose protein sequence is MYRLDPRYAPAPPAVLTTGWRAVAAEFPHGPAVVAVEGPPSADWDALAGRLRRELTARGTPVALLDVRRHYAAPDEVRRRTERPEDAADPHYCKLAENPLDDLFDTPPAARRPDAGLLIVYGPGAAVVPHDLLWYADVPKRYAEAAVTAGTTGANLGLPGEAPAHRRLFYVDWPMLDRHRDALARRIDGWLDVQDPAHPVHLDGDGLRTTLAALARRPVRTRPYFNSTPWGGHWAQRELGFGPDAPNTALGYELIAPEAGILIGTGPDAQAEVPFQLMCVLAPEDVLGPEVHARFGTSFPIRFDYLDTVDGGNLSLHCHPRDAYMRERFGWPYTQHETYYMTLGSAETKVYLGLREDTDTGQFRKEIEKAITDAVPMDPEDHVLAFPGEKGQLFMIPAGTPHASGAGNLVLEISATPYLYSLRFYDWLRPGADGKPRPMPYEHGLANLDTARRGEAVAQELVQDPRELRSGPGWREELLGALDEMFYEVRRYTLDEGAEAGDDTEGRFHVLNVAEGAGVTVHTAAGDIHELSYAETLTVPAAVGGYRLVATAGGGPVRVVKALVRKAAER